One window from the genome of Amycolatopsis sp. NBC_01480 encodes:
- a CDS encoding metallopeptidase family protein has protein sequence MPVEMTRARFEELVSEALDQVPAQFADAMDNVVVLVEEDNDESPGILGLYHGIALTERTSDYGGVLPDRISIYRRPILGMCDTESQVVTEVLITVMHELGHHFGINDERLHDLGWG, from the coding sequence GTGCCCGTCGAGATGACCCGGGCCCGCTTCGAGGAGCTGGTCTCGGAGGCGCTGGACCAGGTGCCGGCCCAGTTCGCCGACGCGATGGACAACGTGGTCGTGCTGGTCGAGGAGGACAACGACGAGTCCCCGGGCATCCTCGGGCTCTACCACGGCATCGCGCTCACCGAGCGCACCTCCGACTACGGCGGCGTCCTGCCGGACCGCATCTCCATCTACCGCCGGCCGATCCTCGGCATGTGCGACACGGAGTCCCAGGTCGTCACCGAGGTCCTGATCACCGTGATGCACGAGCTGGGCCACCACTTCGGCATCAACGACGAGCGCCTGCACGACCTCGGCTGGGGCTGA
- a CDS encoding septum formation family protein: protein MPPDAQRFRPPLQTLSTRVVMAGVFLGAIIALALSVTFSWSDSLAGGSGGGEGKLNAAAQEAFHAAPGSCLTWAASDASDAHKVPCTQPHLFEVTSSVDIGAQFNAQAPFPNLDQWQQIAQDKCNADVRPYLGHALDPYGKLTTNLLRPTSDQWGAGDRQLRCGLQWAGPGGGLQPTTGAAKDQDQSLVWAPGTCLALAGKGVGDPIDCGRPHSYEIIATLDLASKFKDGYPSQKDQSAWLDTACADAAKDYTGGADLSQKKLILGWDLREQESWDAGSTKVNCKAAATLPDNSGFQAVTGSVKDTSKAPPSSTPPSSTGGG, encoded by the coding sequence ATGCCTCCCGACGCCCAGCGGTTCCGTCCGCCCCTCCAGACCCTGAGCACCCGCGTGGTCATGGCCGGGGTGTTCCTGGGCGCCATCATCGCGCTCGCCCTCAGTGTCACGTTCTCCTGGAGCGACTCGCTCGCCGGGGGGTCCGGCGGCGGCGAGGGCAAGCTCAACGCCGCCGCCCAGGAGGCCTTCCACGCGGCGCCCGGCAGCTGCCTGACCTGGGCCGCGTCCGACGCGTCGGACGCCCACAAGGTGCCCTGCACCCAGCCGCACCTGTTCGAGGTGACGAGCTCGGTCGACATCGGCGCGCAGTTCAACGCCCAGGCGCCGTTCCCGAACCTCGACCAGTGGCAGCAGATCGCGCAGGACAAGTGCAACGCCGACGTCCGCCCGTACCTCGGCCACGCGCTCGACCCGTACGGCAAGCTCACCACGAACCTGCTGCGCCCGACCTCGGACCAGTGGGGCGCGGGCGACCGCCAGCTGCGCTGCGGCCTGCAGTGGGCGGGCCCGGGCGGCGGCCTCCAGCCGACCACCGGGGCGGCCAAGGACCAGGACCAGTCGCTGGTCTGGGCGCCGGGCACCTGCCTGGCGCTGGCCGGCAAGGGCGTCGGCGACCCGATCGACTGCGGCCGGCCGCACTCGTACGAGATCATCGCGACGCTGGACCTGGCCTCGAAGTTCAAGGACGGCTACCCGAGCCAGAAGGACCAGAGCGCCTGGCTCGACACCGCGTGCGCCGACGCCGCGAAGGACTACACCGGCGGCGCCGACCTCAGCCAGAAGAAGCTGATCCTGGGCTGGGACCTGCGTGAGCAGGAGAGCTGGGACGCCGGGTCCACGAAGGTGAACTGCAAGGCCGCGGCCACCCTGCCCGACAACAGCGGGTTCCAGGCCGTGACCGGCAGCGTCAAGGACACCTCGAAGGCGCCGCCCTCGTCGACGCCGCCCAGCTCCACCGGGGGCGGCTGA
- a CDS encoding glutathionylspermidine synthase family protein yields MYRDRSEPRRDWQRTVEDQGLVYGTPARDGAGKARPYWDESVHYVFSMDEVLSLEADVELLHSMCLEAVDNVVTTEGYRRFGIPEWVWPHIAESWKRQDPHVYGRFDLRYDGKSPAKMLEYNADTPTTLLEASVLQWHWKTEVFEKDDQWNSIHEKLVERWRVIGDKLPSNELHFTWSSADPSGEDHVTTAYLQETAAEAGLDTVGLSIEEIGWDPVLKRFVDLAEAPMSTVVKLYPWEWVVDEEFGRFAVETMPRTLWVEPLWKMLLSNKALLAVLWENYPGHPNLLPAFTDDPGLLTEYVRKPKLGREGANVQIVATGYETQTDGVYGAEGYVYQAFDPLPEFDGYRPALGAWIVGDESAGLGIRETSGLVTDDGAAFVPHRIPET; encoded by the coding sequence GTGTACCGGGATCGCAGCGAACCGCGCCGGGACTGGCAGCGGACCGTCGAGGACCAGGGACTGGTCTACGGCACCCCGGCCAGGGACGGCGCCGGCAAGGCGCGCCCGTACTGGGACGAGTCCGTGCACTACGTGTTCAGCATGGACGAGGTCCTCTCGCTCGAGGCCGACGTCGAGCTGCTGCACTCCATGTGCCTGGAGGCCGTGGACAACGTCGTGACCACCGAGGGCTACCGGCGGTTCGGCATCCCGGAGTGGGTCTGGCCGCACATCGCCGAATCGTGGAAGCGGCAGGACCCGCACGTGTACGGCCGCTTCGACCTGCGTTACGACGGCAAGTCGCCGGCCAAGATGCTGGAGTACAACGCGGACACGCCGACCACGCTGCTCGAGGCCTCGGTGCTCCAGTGGCACTGGAAGACCGAGGTGTTCGAGAAGGACGACCAGTGGAACTCCATCCACGAGAAGCTGGTCGAGCGCTGGCGTGTGATCGGCGACAAGCTGCCGTCGAACGAGCTGCACTTCACCTGGTCCTCGGCCGACCCGAGCGGCGAGGACCACGTGACCACCGCGTACCTCCAGGAGACCGCCGCCGAGGCCGGGCTCGACACCGTGGGGCTGTCGATCGAGGAGATCGGCTGGGACCCGGTGCTCAAGCGCTTCGTGGACCTCGCCGAGGCGCCGATGTCCACAGTGGTGAAGCTCTACCCGTGGGAATGGGTGGTCGACGAGGAGTTCGGCCGCTTCGCCGTGGAGACGATGCCGCGCACGCTGTGGGTCGAGCCGCTGTGGAAGATGCTGCTGTCGAACAAGGCGCTGCTGGCGGTCCTGTGGGAGAACTACCCCGGGCACCCGAACCTGCTGCCCGCGTTCACCGACGACCCCGGCCTGCTCACCGAGTACGTGCGCAAGCCGAAGCTGGGCCGTGAGGGCGCGAACGTGCAGATCGTCGCCACCGGCTACGAGACCCAGACCGACGGCGTCTACGGCGCCGAGGGCTACGTCTACCAGGCGTTCGACCCGCTGCCGGAGTTCGACGGGTACCGGCCGGCGCTGGGCGCGTGGATCGTCGGGGACGAATCGGCCGGGCTGGGCATCCGCGAGACCAGTGGGCTGGTGACCGACGACGGTGCGGCATTTGTCCCGCACCGCATCCCCGAGACGTGA
- a CDS encoding DUF350 domain-containing protein has protein sequence MTSTLALSDTFGSDLVRGIGAILLYGVVGLLLMFAGFYAIDWTTPGKLSQLVTRGLPNAVIVTASGLLSMAFIVVVAIFNSASDLTEGLITSLVYGLIGIVVQVVAVRLLEWATRIDVGSTIESEKFAPASIVVAAAHIGLGLVVAVGIS, from the coding sequence GTGACCTCGACCCTTGCGCTGTCCGACACGTTCGGCTCCGACCTCGTGCGGGGGATCGGCGCGATCCTGTTGTACGGCGTCGTCGGCCTGCTGCTGATGTTCGCCGGCTTCTACGCGATCGACTGGACCACCCCGGGCAAGCTGTCGCAGCTGGTCACGCGCGGCCTGCCGAACGCGGTGATCGTGACCGCGTCCGGGCTGCTGTCGATGGCGTTCATCGTGGTGGTGGCGATCTTCAACTCCGCCAGCGACCTCACCGAGGGCCTGATCACCTCGCTGGTCTACGGGCTGATCGGCATCGTCGTCCAGGTGGTCGCCGTGCGGCTGCTGGAGTGGGCGACGCGGATCGACGTGGGCTCGACCATCGAGAGCGAGAAGTTCGCCCCGGCGAGCATCGTGGTGGCGGCCGCGCACATCGGCCTCGGTCTTGTGGTCGCCGTCGGTATCTCCTGA
- a CDS encoding haloalkane dehalogenase: protein MRLLRTPEDRFTDLPEFPYEPQYTELADPHGGLIRVGYVEAGPADGPPVLLLHGEPSWSYLYRKMLPVLADAGLRAIAPDLVGFGRSDKPGDIVDHSYARHVGWMRAFAFDALDLRGVTLVGQDWGGLIGLRLLAEHPDRFAGFVAANTGLPTGDTDMPQVWHSFRQAVENAQIFDTGRFIQSGARTKLTDEVKAAYDAPFPNEMYKAGPRAMPGLVPTRPDDPASAANRAAWQKLTELDVPFLCAFSDSDPITGAMAPILQRAMPGAAGLSHPTIVGAGHFLQEDAGEELASHVARFVRR from the coding sequence GTGCGACTGCTCAGGACACCGGAAGACCGGTTCACGGACCTGCCCGAGTTCCCCTACGAGCCGCAGTACACGGAGCTGGCCGATCCGCACGGCGGGCTGATCAGAGTGGGCTATGTCGAGGCGGGACCCGCCGACGGCCCGCCGGTGCTCCTCCTGCACGGCGAGCCGAGCTGGTCGTACCTGTACCGGAAGATGCTGCCGGTGCTGGCCGACGCGGGGCTGCGCGCGATCGCGCCGGACCTGGTCGGCTTCGGCCGGTCGGACAAGCCCGGTGACATCGTTGACCACAGCTACGCGCGGCACGTCGGCTGGATGCGCGCGTTCGCGTTCGACGCGCTGGACCTGCGCGGCGTCACGCTCGTCGGGCAGGACTGGGGCGGGCTGATCGGGCTGCGGCTGCTGGCCGAGCACCCGGACCGGTTCGCCGGGTTCGTCGCCGCCAACACCGGCCTGCCCACGGGCGACACGGACATGCCGCAGGTGTGGCACTCGTTCCGGCAGGCCGTGGAGAACGCGCAGATCTTCGACACGGGCCGGTTCATCCAGTCCGGTGCCCGCACGAAGCTGACTGACGAGGTGAAGGCCGCCTACGACGCGCCGTTCCCGAACGAGATGTACAAGGCCGGCCCGCGCGCGATGCCCGGGCTGGTGCCGACACGCCCGGACGACCCGGCTTCGGCGGCCAACCGCGCGGCTTGGCAGAAGCTGACCGAGCTGGATGTGCCGTTCCTGTGCGCGTTTTCCGACTCGGACCCGATTACGGGGGCGATGGCGCCGATCTTGCAGCGCGCCATGCCGGGTGCGGCGGGGCTGTCGCATCCGACGATCGTTGGGGCTGGGCACTTTCTGCAGGAGGACGCGGGGGAGGAGCTGGCTTCACACGTGGCTCGGTTCGTGCGGCGGTAG
- a CDS encoding polyketide cyclase, with protein sequence MIGDRWGVTDSEVERSYPCDSFVPSPTLQAWRGVDVRAPAEAVWPWVTQVRLAPYSYDWIDNLGRRSPRQLLGLPEPKTGERFTTAGGRRLGRIVSVEPGEQLTGRITGVFMSYVLVPQDHGTTRLLLKIAAHISRAAALVLSVGDLVMARRQLLNLKHLAEQR encoded by the coding sequence ATGATCGGTGACCGCTGGGGCGTGACCGACAGCGAAGTCGAGCGCTCCTACCCCTGCGACAGCTTCGTCCCCTCACCCACTCTGCAGGCCTGGCGCGGCGTCGACGTCCGGGCACCCGCCGAAGCAGTCTGGCCATGGGTCACCCAAGTCCGGCTCGCCCCGTACTCCTACGACTGGATCGACAACCTGGGCCGACGCTCACCCCGCCAGCTGTTAGGCCTTCCCGAGCCAAAAACCGGAGAACGGTTCACCACCGCCGGCGGCCGGCGGCTCGGCCGCATCGTCTCGGTCGAGCCGGGAGAACAGCTGACGGGCCGGATCACCGGCGTCTTCATGTCGTACGTCCTCGTGCCCCAGGATCACGGCACCACCCGGCTGCTGCTCAAGATCGCCGCACACATCAGCCGCGCGGCCGCACTCGTCCTGTCGGTCGGCGATCTGGTCATGGCCCGGCGACAGCTGCTGAACCTGAAGCACCTAGCCGAGCAGCGATAA
- a CDS encoding aspartate aminotransferase family protein: MTDDLLARHQAVLPSWMSLFYKEPLEIVHAQDRRMTDSNGRTYLDFFAGVLTNSIGYDVAEIGDAVRKQLDTGVLHTSTLYLIRSQVELAERIAKLSGIPDAKVFFTSTGSEANDTALMLATQFRRSSQVLALRNSYHGRSFGTVAITGNRGWSASALSPVKVNYVHGGYRYRSPFKDLSDSAYIDACVADLVDILQIATSGDVACLIAEPIQGVGGFSLPPDGLFKAMKEVLDEYGILFISDEVQAGWGRTGEHFWGIQAHDVVPDMMTFAKGLGNGLAIGGVVGRGDVLDCFQAQSFSTFGGNPVSMVGATAVLDYISDHDLQANCTARGNQLLSGLRAVANPVIGEVRGKGLMIGVELVEPGTTTPSIRAAARMLEETRKRGLLIGKGGLHGNVLRIGPPMTLTEAEAQEGLDILVDALAATHAALT, from the coding sequence ATGACCGACGACCTGCTCGCGCGCCACCAGGCGGTACTGCCGTCGTGGATGTCGCTGTTCTACAAAGAGCCGCTCGAGATCGTGCACGCGCAGGACCGCCGGATGACCGACTCCAACGGCCGCACCTACCTCGACTTCTTCGCCGGCGTGCTGACCAACTCGATCGGCTACGACGTCGCCGAAATCGGTGACGCCGTACGCAAGCAGCTTGACACCGGCGTGCTGCACACGTCCACGCTGTACCTGATCCGCTCGCAGGTCGAGCTGGCCGAGCGGATCGCGAAGCTCTCGGGCATCCCCGACGCCAAGGTTTTCTTCACCAGCACCGGCAGCGAGGCCAACGACACCGCGCTGATGCTGGCCACGCAGTTCCGCCGCAGCAGCCAGGTGCTGGCGCTGCGCAACTCGTACCACGGGCGCTCGTTCGGCACCGTCGCGATCACCGGCAACCGCGGCTGGTCGGCTTCGGCGCTAAGCCCGGTGAAGGTGAACTACGTGCACGGCGGCTACCGCTACCGCAGCCCGTTCAAGGACCTGTCGGACTCCGCCTACATCGACGCCTGCGTGGCCGATCTCGTCGACATCCTGCAGATCGCCACCTCGGGTGACGTCGCGTGCCTGATCGCCGAGCCGATCCAGGGCGTCGGCGGGTTCAGCCTGCCGCCGGACGGGCTGTTCAAGGCGATGAAGGAAGTACTGGACGAGTACGGAATCCTGTTCATCTCCGACGAGGTCCAGGCCGGCTGGGGCCGCACCGGCGAGCACTTCTGGGGCATCCAGGCGCACGACGTGGTGCCGGACATGATGACCTTCGCCAAGGGCCTCGGCAACGGCCTCGCGATCGGCGGCGTGGTCGGCCGGGGTGACGTGCTGGACTGCTTCCAGGCCCAGTCGTTCTCGACCTTCGGCGGCAACCCGGTCTCGATGGTCGGCGCCACCGCCGTGCTCGACTACATCAGCGACCACGACCTCCAGGCCAACTGCACCGCCCGCGGCAACCAGCTCCTGTCCGGCCTGCGCGCCGTGGCGAACCCGGTGATCGGCGAGGTCCGCGGCAAGGGCCTGATGATCGGCGTCGAACTGGTCGAGCCGGGCACGACCACGCCGAGCATTCGCGCCGCGGCGCGAATGCTGGAGGAAACCCGCAAACGCGGCCTCCTCATCGGCAAGGGCGGCCTCCACGGCAACGTCCTGCGCATCGGCCCCCCGATGACCCTGACCGAAGCCGAAGCCCAAGAAGGCCTCGACATCCTGGTCGACGCATTGGCCGCCACCCACGCCGCCCTCACCTGA
- the serS gene encoding serine--tRNA ligase produces the protein MIDPRTLREDPEGVRASQRARGEDEGVVDKLLGFDSRRRSAIASADKLRAEQKSVSKLVPKAPPEEKAELLTRAKDLSAQVKAAEVEQNEASEEFDQLFRTVPNLVHPDAPVGGEDDFTVLKTVGEPRKFDFTPLDHLELMEGLGAVDMERGAKVSGSRFYFLSGVGAQLQLGLLNMAIAQALENGFTPMITPSLVRPEIMAGTGFLGAHASEVYRLRDDDLYLVGTSEVPLAGFHSDEILDLADGARRYAGWSSCYRREAGSYGKDTRGIIRVHQFDKVEMFVYTKPEDAEAEHARLLGWEEQMLAKIDVPYRVIDTATGDLGTSAHRKFDCEAWVPTQETYRELTSTSNCTTFQARRLSVRYRGENGKPLIAATLNGTLATTRWIVAIMENHQQPDGSVLVPEALRPFVGGREVLEPVKKR, from the coding sequence GTGATTGATCCCAGGACTCTGCGTGAAGACCCGGAAGGCGTGCGCGCGTCGCAGCGTGCCCGTGGTGAGGACGAAGGGGTGGTCGACAAGCTGCTCGGCTTCGACTCCCGGCGCCGCTCCGCGATCGCGAGCGCCGACAAGCTGCGGGCCGAGCAGAAGTCCGTGAGCAAGCTCGTGCCGAAGGCGCCGCCGGAGGAGAAGGCCGAGCTGCTGACGCGGGCGAAGGACCTTTCGGCCCAGGTGAAGGCCGCCGAGGTCGAGCAGAACGAGGCGTCGGAGGAGTTCGACCAGCTCTTCCGCACCGTGCCGAACCTGGTGCACCCGGACGCGCCGGTCGGCGGCGAGGACGACTTCACCGTGCTCAAGACCGTCGGCGAGCCGCGGAAGTTCGACTTCACCCCGCTCGATCACCTCGAGCTGATGGAGGGCCTCGGCGCGGTCGACATGGAGCGCGGCGCGAAGGTTTCGGGCTCGCGGTTCTACTTCCTCTCGGGCGTCGGCGCGCAGCTGCAGCTCGGGCTGCTGAACATGGCCATCGCGCAGGCGCTGGAAAACGGCTTCACGCCGATGATCACGCCCTCGCTGGTGCGCCCGGAGATCATGGCCGGCACCGGTTTCCTCGGCGCGCACGCGTCGGAGGTGTACCGCCTGCGCGACGACGACCTGTACCTCGTGGGCACCTCGGAGGTGCCGCTCGCGGGCTTCCACTCCGACGAGATCCTCGACCTCGCCGACGGCGCGCGCCGCTACGCCGGCTGGTCGTCCTGCTACCGGCGCGAGGCCGGCTCGTACGGCAAGGACACCCGCGGCATCATCCGCGTGCACCAGTTCGACAAGGTGGAGATGTTCGTCTACACCAAGCCGGAGGACGCGGAGGCCGAGCACGCCCGGCTGCTCGGCTGGGAAGAGCAGATGCTGGCCAAGATCGACGTCCCGTACCGGGTGATCGACACGGCCACCGGCGACCTCGGCACGTCCGCCCACCGCAAGTTCGACTGCGAGGCCTGGGTCCCGACGCAGGAGACCTACCGCGAGCTGACGTCCACCTCGAACTGCACCACGTTCCAGGCCCGCCGGCTGTCGGTCCGCTACCGCGGCGAGAACGGCAAGCCCCTGATCGCGGCCACGCTGAACGGCACCCTCGCGACCACCCGCTGGATTGTCGCGATCATGGAGAACCACCAGCAGCCCGACGGCTCGGTGCTGGTGCCCGAGGCGCTGCGCCCGTTCGTCGGCGGCCGTGAGGTGCTGGAGCCGGTGAAGAAGCGCTGA
- a CDS encoding nucleotidyltransferase domain-containing protein produces MSITPNSNTGIVIPQVSAARRNKMFEVAERAQVRDELIAAARRDAGIVGAALVGSAARGVEDRWSDIDLVLQLAEDADEASVVARWTRSLNDKFGVADTLDVISREGVRYRVFLLDSSLQVDLSFWPRDLFRATEDGFRLVFGRANEPTSPPEPGSAQVIGMAWLYAVHARSAIARGRTWQAVMMLDELRDQIITLLCLWHGLNPWHGREVDRLPRQALEALSEGRASSVSLTELERSRQILLRHYLTVVDHHDAERAAALRRALG; encoded by the coding sequence TTGTCGATCACACCCAATAGCAATACCGGTATAGTAATACCTCAGGTTTCCGCTGCCCGGAGGAACAAGATGTTCGAGGTCGCCGAACGCGCCCAGGTCCGTGACGAGCTGATCGCCGCGGCCCGCCGTGACGCCGGCATCGTCGGTGCCGCTCTGGTCGGATCGGCCGCTCGCGGCGTCGAGGACCGGTGGTCGGACATCGACCTCGTCCTCCAGCTCGCCGAAGACGCGGACGAGGCCTCGGTCGTCGCGCGTTGGACCCGCTCGCTCAACGACAAGTTCGGAGTCGCCGACACCCTCGACGTGATTTCGCGCGAGGGAGTCCGCTATCGGGTCTTCCTGCTCGACTCGTCACTGCAGGTCGATCTGTCGTTCTGGCCCCGCGATCTGTTCCGCGCCACCGAGGACGGCTTCCGGCTCGTCTTCGGTCGGGCCAACGAGCCGACGAGCCCACCGGAACCCGGCAGCGCGCAGGTGATCGGCATGGCCTGGCTCTACGCGGTGCACGCCCGTTCGGCCATCGCCCGCGGGCGGACGTGGCAAGCGGTCATGATGCTCGACGAGCTTCGCGACCAGATCATCACGTTGTTGTGCCTGTGGCACGGTTTGAACCCTTGGCACGGCCGTGAAGTCGACCGCTTGCCCAGGCAGGCGCTGGAGGCGTTGAGCGAAGGCCGGGCGAGTTCGGTCAGCTTGACGGAGCTCGAACGGTCTCGGCAGATCCTGCTCCGGCACTACCTGACCGTCGTCGATCACCACGATGCCGAGCGCGCGGCCGCCCTTCGCCGCGCGCTCGGCTAG
- a CDS encoding DUF3558 family protein encodes MGFRGVRAGLTVTAAAVLLAGCTVTVGGTASPLPGQGPVKQVVDPCKLLNAQQLDALGYRASGHGVPASEAQRAPAMCLWHTKDDVSPSVILNVGWAVDQTLDNYLQGAVVKAPPVKLGGLDWTRYGAFIPGSCDLYTTLGAKSFAFVSVSFQDEDKACELAKQVVPQVAAGLPGGQPAPPISAASPSTSALPSGPVAALDPCALLKPEQAAQLKMETTGAKNISDSPSPNVTYCLWKDTDGDRGQKAFEVWLGPDVPVTKWIGMDVPPVEQVDGGGGRKWSVFANFNDSGGVNCAAGLALSDTSSVEIVSGYLDDPSKSCDAVKAGIPLVTANLPT; translated from the coding sequence ATGGGGTTCAGGGGAGTCCGCGCGGGCCTGACGGTCACGGCCGCGGCCGTGCTGCTCGCGGGGTGCACGGTGACGGTCGGGGGCACGGCCTCGCCGTTGCCGGGGCAGGGGCCGGTGAAACAGGTCGTCGACCCGTGCAAGCTGCTGAACGCCCAGCAGCTCGACGCGCTCGGCTACCGGGCGTCCGGCCACGGCGTCCCGGCCAGCGAGGCGCAGCGCGCGCCCGCGATGTGCTTGTGGCACACCAAGGACGACGTCTCGCCCTCGGTGATCCTGAACGTCGGCTGGGCCGTGGACCAGACCCTCGACAACTACCTGCAGGGCGCCGTGGTCAAGGCCCCGCCGGTGAAGCTGGGCGGGCTCGACTGGACGCGGTACGGCGCGTTCATCCCCGGCAGCTGCGATCTGTACACCACGCTCGGCGCGAAGTCGTTCGCCTTCGTGAGCGTCTCTTTCCAGGACGAGGACAAGGCCTGCGAACTGGCGAAGCAGGTGGTCCCCCAGGTGGCCGCGGGCCTGCCGGGCGGGCAGCCGGCGCCGCCGATCAGCGCGGCCTCGCCGTCGACCTCGGCTCTGCCGAGCGGGCCGGTCGCGGCGCTCGACCCGTGCGCACTGCTCAAGCCCGAGCAGGCCGCGCAGCTGAAAATGGAGACGACGGGCGCGAAGAACATCTCCGACAGCCCCTCGCCGAACGTCACGTACTGCCTCTGGAAGGACACCGACGGGGACCGCGGCCAGAAGGCGTTCGAGGTCTGGCTCGGCCCGGACGTGCCGGTGACGAAGTGGATCGGCATGGACGTGCCGCCGGTCGAGCAGGTCGACGGCGGCGGTGGCCGCAAGTGGTCGGTCTTCGCCAACTTCAACGACTCCGGCGGCGTGAACTGCGCTGCCGGGCTGGCGCTGTCGGACACCTCGTCGGTCGAGATCGTCAGCGGGTACCTGGACGATCCGAGCAAGTCCTGCGACGCCGTCAAGGCGGGCATTCCGCTGGTCACCGCGAACCTGCCCACCTGA
- the lhgO gene encoding L-2-hydroxyglutarate oxidase codes for MRNVVVIGGGIVGLAVAWELSKRGQDVTVLEKEGRWAAHQTGHNSNVVHAGLYYKPGSFKARMSVAGNRSIVDFARQYGVPVEVCGKLVVATEPAELPALATLAERAEANGVPAKQVSPAEAREYEPEVACVGALRVESTGIIDYEAVCATLVRLLDEADADLRLNTAALGIRPGRHGGVEVATGTEVLQADALVNCAGLQSDRVAELAGLTPSARIVPFRGEYYELKPERRHLVRGLIYPVPDPTLPFLGVHLTRMLDGSVHAGPNAVLALRREGYRWADVSPKDLADVARFPGAWRLAKKYAFPTGLEEVRRSFSKKRFAASLARLVPAVTEHDIVRHGSGVRAQALRPDGSLVDDFLIETARDQVHVLNAPSPAATSALEIARHIADQVSA; via the coding sequence GTGCGGAACGTCGTGGTGATCGGTGGGGGAATCGTCGGCCTGGCGGTGGCCTGGGAGCTGTCGAAGCGCGGGCAGGACGTCACGGTGCTCGAGAAGGAGGGCCGCTGGGCGGCGCACCAGACCGGGCACAACTCGAACGTCGTGCACGCCGGCCTGTACTACAAGCCCGGCTCGTTCAAGGCGCGGATGTCCGTGGCCGGCAACCGGTCCATTGTGGACTTCGCCCGGCAGTACGGCGTGCCGGTCGAGGTCTGCGGGAAGCTCGTGGTGGCCACCGAGCCCGCCGAGCTGCCGGCGCTGGCCACGCTCGCCGAACGCGCGGAGGCCAACGGCGTCCCGGCCAAGCAGGTGTCGCCCGCCGAAGCCCGCGAGTACGAGCCCGAGGTGGCGTGCGTCGGCGCACTGCGGGTGGAGTCGACGGGCATCATCGACTACGAAGCCGTCTGCGCCACGCTCGTCCGTCTGCTCGACGAGGCCGACGCCGACCTGCGGCTGAACACCGCGGCGCTCGGCATCCGCCCCGGCCGCCACGGCGGGGTCGAGGTCGCCACCGGCACCGAGGTGCTGCAGGCCGACGCGCTGGTGAACTGCGCGGGCCTGCAGTCCGACCGCGTCGCCGAGCTGGCCGGCCTGACGCCGAGCGCCCGCATCGTGCCGTTCCGCGGCGAGTACTACGAGCTCAAGCCCGAACGCCGCCACCTCGTGCGCGGCCTGATCTACCCAGTGCCGGACCCGACGCTGCCGTTCCTCGGCGTCCACCTCACGCGGATGCTCGACGGCAGCGTCCACGCGGGACCGAACGCCGTGCTCGCGTTGCGGCGCGAGGGCTACCGATGGGCCGACGTGTCCCCGAAGGACCTCGCCGACGTCGCCCGTTTCCCCGGCGCCTGGCGGCTCGCGAAGAAGTACGCGTTCCCGACCGGGCTGGAGGAAGTGCGGCGCTCGTTCTCGAAGAAGCGCTTCGCCGCCAGCCTCGCGCGCCTCGTCCCCGCGGTCACGGAGCACGACATCGTCCGCCACGGCTCGGGCGTGCGCGCGCAGGCCCTGCGGCCCGACGGCTCGCTCGTCGACGACTTCCTCATCGAGACCGCGCGGGACCAGGTGCACGTCCTCAACGCCCCGTCCCCGGCGGCCACGAGCGCGCTCGAAATCGCCCGGCACATCGCGGACCAGGTCTCGGCTTAG
- a CDS encoding TetR/AcrR family transcriptional regulator, whose protein sequence is MSGKRLTRAERRARILTAAAGVFASTGYAAAGMREVAAAAGISTPVLYDHFPAKADLYASLLESEVDSLLAGWAELPPAAGAEELLHSRVAAIFAWIEAHEQGWRMIFAETPADPAVAEMHRLGQQRATEQLTTVFRLVPRLDLTARLSRERADAVLAEACKSALNAIARWWWSNRDVPREDVVALTVDLLWRGLRDLIREDV, encoded by the coding sequence ATGTCAGGCAAGCGGTTGACCAGGGCGGAACGCCGGGCGCGCATCCTCACGGCGGCCGCCGGGGTGTTCGCCTCAACGGGGTACGCGGCGGCGGGGATGCGTGAGGTCGCGGCCGCCGCCGGAATCAGCACACCGGTGCTGTACGACCATTTTCCGGCCAAAGCCGACCTCTACGCGAGCCTGCTGGAGTCCGAAGTGGACAGCCTGCTGGCCGGCTGGGCCGAGCTGCCGCCCGCCGCCGGTGCGGAGGAACTGCTGCACAGTCGCGTCGCCGCGATCTTCGCGTGGATCGAGGCGCACGAGCAGGGCTGGCGGATGATCTTCGCGGAGACGCCGGCCGACCCGGCCGTCGCGGAGATGCACCGCCTCGGCCAGCAGCGGGCGACCGAGCAGCTGACCACGGTGTTCCGCCTGGTCCCGCGCCTGGACCTGACCGCGCGCCTGTCACGCGAGCGCGCCGACGCCGTGCTGGCCGAGGCGTGCAAGAGCGCACTGAACGCCATCGCGCGCTGGTGGTGGTCGAACCGCGACGTGCCCCGTGAGGACGTGGTGGCCCTGACCGTCGACCTCCTCTGGCGCGGCCTGCGAGACCTGATCCGGGAGGACGTATGA